Genomic DNA from Erythrobacter aureus:
CGGCGTTTTCGAACCCGTCGAGCAAGAGCGCGGCGAGCACGAAAAGCTGGTAGACTATGCCATTCGCGGCCAGCACCACCGGGCCGCGTTCGGCGCCCAGGCGAGTGAGGGCGGCAATTGCGATCATCAGCACGACCGTGCGCAGAAACAGATCGCGATTGACGGCGAGGAAGGGCCTTAGTGCGCGGGGCGACAAGCTTGTCCTAGCCGCCAGCGCGGCGCGGATGTCGCGACCCGCTAGGTGCCAGATCAGCGCGGCAGTCACGGTCAGCTTGGCGAACTCCGCGATGAAGCTGGACCAACCGATTCCCGCGATTCCCCAGTCCAGTCCCAGCGCCAGAAAGAGGCCCAGGGCGACGTTGAGAAGATTGTAACAGACCTCGATCGCCAAGACTTGTCGCATTTGTCTGCGCCCGATGAGAAAACCGATGAGGGCGAAATTGACCAACACCGCAGGGGCGCTCCAATAACGGATATCCGCATAAACGATGGCGGCGGAGCGAACCTGGGCCTGCGCGCCCAGCGCATCGAGCAGCAGCGGCATCAGGAACGGTTTGGCGACCAACAGCAAAGCGGCGATCGACAGACCGACGACGAGCCCCTTCAGCAGCACTTCAGCCTGCGCCCGCGCGCCCGAACGTGTGCTTTCCTGCGCGACCAGGCCGGTCGTGCCGGTCTTGAGAAAGTTCATCACGGTGAACAAGGCGGCAAACAGTTTCGCGCCGACGTCGACCGCGCCTTGGGTCGGCGCATCCCCGAGGCGCCCGACGATCCACATATCGCCCACGCCGATCAGCGCGGTCGCAACATTGGTAAGCATGGCGGGCAGCGCGATTGCCCAGATCAGGCGGGCATCGATGCTGGAAGAGCCGGAGGTGTTCAAGCGGTGCAACTCCCGCGCTGTCGCTCGAGCATTTCCGACGAGATCCGCCCGTGGGCGGCTTGGGTCATGAAATGCTGGTCGGGGAGACTGGATTCGAACCAGCGACCCCTTGTACCCAAAACAAGTGCGCTACCAGGCTGCGCCACTCCCCGACCGATTTCTTCCGCAAGGCGCCAGGCTTGGTGGGCCCGGCAGGACTCGAACCCGCGACCTAGCCGTTATGAGCGGCCAGCTCTAACCAACTGAGCTACAGGCCCCAGCCACGCCGTGCGGAACAGCGCGCCTAGCCTCGCCGAGAGAGGCTTGCAAGCGCTAGGAGTCGACTGCCGCCATGATTTCCGCAACCGTGGTCGGCCGCACCCCGCGCGAATCGAGATAGGCGTAGACACCCGTAGCCAGTCATAGAGGGTGTCGAGGTCGTCCTCGTCGCGCACATAGGGCGTATGACCCGGGGCCAAAGACGGGCTGTGGAAGCTCAGCACCAGAACCGGGAGGCCATCGTCGATCGCGATGTCGCAGCCGCGAAGAGCCTCGTCCAGCGAAACTCCCTCGGGTGTCAGGGCTATGCGTTCGAGCATGCCGGTCTTGGCGAGGAGCCCCCCTAGTCGAGGCAGCTTTTCGACAAGCGGAAAGATCTGCGGTCCCTGTTGGCGCAGCATGCCC
This window encodes:
- a CDS encoding MATE family efflux transporter, producing MNTSGSSSIDARLIWAIALPAMLTNVATALIGVGDMWIVGRLGDAPTQGAVDVGAKLFAALFTVMNFLKTGTTGLVAQESTRSGARAQAEVLLKGLVVGLSIAALLLVAKPFLMPLLLDALGAQAQVRSAAIVYADIRYWSAPAVLVNFALIGFLIGRRQMRQVLAIEVCYNLLNVALGLFLALGLDWGIAGIGWSSFIAEFAKLTVTAALIWHLAGRDIRAALAARTSLSPRALRPFLAVNRDLFLRTVVLMIAIAALTRLGAERGPVVLAANGIVYQLFVLAALLLDGFENAAQVLNGERAGAADRQGFTAHIRAILLRCLGVAILLAIVFSFFGGMITDSFAATPAVAAEARRLWPWLVAIPLAGFAGFVLDGVFVGASWTRALLSSMAGAVAAYGLFLWLSWPLGNHGLWASFIAFLLLRPAFQLAMLPALLRKSFG